A portion of the Candidatus Pristimantibacillus lignocellulolyticus genome contains these proteins:
- a CDS encoding GNAT family N-acetyltransferase codes for MIERIIKSSLESFNLNIPGTAYYDPQLGSLAQYYKEQLNSKYWVAVNKQNEVVGGVGITSLGQERGICELQKLYITPEAQGKGLAKDLMKVALEFAKEHYTHCYLETLKKLQTANLLYIKLGFQQLDRPLNGSEHNATDAWFLKDLSN; via the coding sequence ATAATAGAGCGAATCATTAAAAGCTCATTAGAATCATTTAACCTAAATATTCCAGGGACAGCATATTATGACCCTCAACTGGGCAGTCTGGCACAATATTATAAGGAACAATTAAATTCAAAGTATTGGGTTGCAGTGAATAAACAAAATGAAGTGGTAGGCGGGGTGGGGATTACATCGTTGGGGCAGGAAAGAGGAATTTGCGAGTTACAAAAGTTATACATTACACCCGAAGCTCAAGGTAAGGGGCTAGCGAAAGATCTTATGAAAGTAGCACTCGAATTCGCCAAGGAACATTATACACACTGTTACTTAGAAACATTGAAGAAACTTCAAACAGCAAATCTTCTTTACATCAAATTAGGTTTTCAACAACTTGATAGACCACTAAATGGTTCAGAGCATAATGCCACCGACGCTTGGTTCCTAAAAGATCTATCTAATTAA
- the ilvD gene encoding dihydroxy-acid dehydratase translates to MAKTRMRSDMIKKGFDRAPHRSLLRAAGVKEEDFDKPFIAVCNSYIDIVPGHVHLQEFGKLVKEAIREAGGVPFEFNTIGVDDGIAMGHIGMRYSLASREIIADSVETVVNAHWFDGMICIPNCDKITPGMILGALRVNIPTMLVSGGPMKAGRTSDGRAISLTSVFEGVGAHQSGIINDEQLYELEAYGCPTCGSCSGMFTANSMNCLAEGLGLALPGNGTILAVAPERKEFVKQAARQLMELIKMDRKPRDIVTKAAIDNAFALDMAMGGSTNTVLHTLAIAHEAGIEYSIEEINEIAERVPHLAKIAPASDYHIEDVHNAGGVSAIIHELLKKEGAFNGDTLSVSGKTIRENVEGCEILDTDVIHTIDNPHTARGGLAILFGNIAPNGSVIKTGAVDKSVGGYHKGPAICFNSQDECLEALAQGKIKEGHVVVIRYEGPRGGPGMPEMLAPTSAIVGMGLGAKVALITDGRFSGASRGISIGHVSPEAADGGPIAFVNDGDEIEIDMNNRTMNLLISDEEFEARKAAWPGFELKIKRGYLARYAHLVTSANTGAVMKM, encoded by the coding sequence ATGGCAAAAACAAGAATGCGTTCTGATATGATTAAAAAAGGTTTTGACCGTGCACCACATCGTAGCTTACTACGTGCAGCTGGAGTTAAGGAAGAAGATTTTGACAAACCATTTATAGCGGTATGTAACTCTTATATTGATATTGTTCCGGGCCATGTTCATCTTCAGGAATTTGGTAAATTAGTTAAAGAAGCTATCCGTGAAGCTGGCGGCGTTCCTTTCGAATTTAACACAATTGGTGTAGATGATGGTATCGCAATGGGCCATATCGGTATGCGTTATTCACTTGCTAGCCGTGAAATTATCGCTGACTCCGTAGAGACAGTTGTAAATGCTCACTGGTTCGATGGTATGATTTGTATTCCTAACTGTGATAAAATCACACCTGGTATGATCCTAGGTGCACTTCGCGTAAACATTCCAACGATGTTAGTAAGCGGCGGACCGATGAAAGCTGGTAGAACATCAGACGGTCGTGCGATCTCACTTACAAGCGTATTTGAGGGCGTTGGTGCTCACCAATCTGGTATCATCAATGATGAGCAACTTTATGAGTTAGAAGCATATGGTTGTCCTACATGTGGTTCATGTTCAGGTATGTTTACAGCTAACTCAATGAACTGTTTAGCTGAAGGTCTTGGACTTGCACTTCCAGGTAATGGTACAATTTTAGCTGTTGCTCCAGAGCGTAAAGAATTCGTTAAACAAGCCGCTCGTCAATTAATGGAACTTATTAAAATGGACCGTAAACCTCGTGATATCGTTACAAAAGCAGCAATTGACAATGCTTTTGCGCTTGATATGGCAATGGGTGGTTCTACAAATACAGTACTTCATACACTTGCTATCGCACATGAAGCAGGTATTGAATATTCAATCGAAGAAATCAATGAAATTGCTGAACGTGTTCCTCACTTAGCAAAAATCGCTCCAGCATCTGATTATCATATTGAAGATGTACACAATGCTGGTGGTGTTAGTGCAATCATTCATGAGTTATTGAAAAAAGAAGGAGCATTCAACGGAGATACTTTATCTGTATCAGGTAAAACGATTCGTGAAAACGTTGAAGGCTGTGAAATTCTAGATACAGATGTTATTCACACAATCGACAACCCACATACTGCTCGTGGTGGACTAGCTATCCTATTCGGTAACATTGCTCCTAATGGTTCAGTTATTAAAACTGGTGCAGTTGACAAATCAGTAGGTGGTTATCATAAAGGTCCTGCTATTTGCTTTAACTCACAAGATGAGTGTCTTGAAGCTCTAGCTCAAGGTAAAATTAAAGAAGGCCATGTTGTAGTTATCCGTTACGAAGGACCTCGTGGTGGTCCAGGCATGCCTGAAATGCTAGCTCCTACATCTGCTATTGTTGGTATGGGTCTTGGCGCTAAGGTTGCTCTAATTACTGATGGTCGCTTCTCTGGTGCTTCTCGTGGTATTTCTATCGGTCACGTTTCTCCGGAAGCTGCTGATGGCGGCCCAATCGCATTCGTTAACGATGGTGATGAAATCGAAATCGATATGAATAATCGTACGATGAATCTACTAATAAGCGATGAAGAGTTTGAAGCTCGTAAAGCTGCATGGCCTGGATTCGAATTAAAAATCAAACGTGGCTACCTTGCTCGTTACGCACACCTAGTTACAAGCGCTAATACTGGTGCAGTAATGAAAATGTAG